The genomic DNA ttattagagagcacgtcatgaatggtactgttgaactattttttgttccaacagaagaacaaatagcagatattttcactaaaccacttgacgaatccacatttaccagattagttggtaaattgggcatgttaaatagtttttgtgattaatttaattaatatctggaatctgttcttgaatgaatttacaaatgaatttttcataaatgaaaaattcatttgcaaatttattttatcattttatcatatttcttgcttatttctatgtaatatatattatcttatctatgttatttactctacttgttaatttaaaatatctcagaatattttatttcctctaaaaatatttttctatgaattttatttgctaaaattcaacagaaatctatttttggaataaaaataattaattctgaaatattgtctttattttctgtaaaaattttaagtatttatttcagttttactattttgtaataaagtttcagtacattaatagttgtctgtacatattcattttgtttttctactgcaaagacaatcggcaagacaattaaaattgtcttgctgaaaatcatttcagtaaacatgaaaatataaatctgttaatgcttattttaatatcagattaattttataactggcaagacaatcagtaggactattgattgtcatgccagtaataaaattaatatcagaattatattgttttattttgtactggtatgacaatcggtatgactatcagattgtcataccagttgtttatttttatttgtttcttttccttcttttgcctggtatgacaatcggtatgacaatcccggattgtcataccagctgttatataaaggctgtTGCTGTTTTGTTTTGAATCATTTTCAACATAGCAGTTCATTTCAAAGAATTTCTAACAGTTTTCTCTCCATTTtctctcttcgaaccaaaccaaacctgttatttccttgctcgagtttttactcagcaaacttaatcatcactttagtgatatatacatataagtatatacataaagaagtgctgttgaattttctgtaaattcagtttgccccttcaattccattttattttaatttcttatttgtgtcttttggtgtgtcaaaactgtgttagtgatttaagaattttaacgagatacatttctgtctaaatttttcgattataattaatttaattcgaattattaaattaatttaattaattcgaattttcttaatattattcttaaaattctgaaaagcttgtgtcttattattattttataaaaaatggctctcaatttccaaattgtcgcgcataatcaagttggttatttcaatccggaaaaatgtgatgttgaaaaatttaagccttggattagatttttaaatgatcattcgattgttagctctgctattaaatcaaatgtgattttaaacgtcgatctacttagactgatttgcacaacttctactgtggccgatgattcaaaatctttttcattcaccatcgcaaacacacagtatgtagttgatgaaacagtcgtcaatcgtgcgttaaattttccactagacaatttctgtaatttaccttctgaaaatgatatcacaatttttttcaatgctattcactatcagggggtgatcaatttaaccaaactttctaaatcaaatttggtgtctgaatgggatatattcttcgatacactttccaaagtgtttgccaactgcacaaaatctaattttcataacattacttccaccctgcagtgtattggtcttgcggttgttttcaatcaaaggatcaattttggcaaactactttttcccattctcttgagacgtctaacttctgctttacgtgatcattctacaaatcgtagggtatcatgttactatgctcgttttcttatgctcatagcagatcatctactcacccctgaacacaaagcactttttgctaactctgctgtaaccgaacccccaccagttagcaaaaagatttacactcgccaagacacaaccttcaaatttatgcaagtaccagtacttgtatctgctttcatggccaattatattcccttgcctatttttaatcttcccggccatgaacagcaacctcaacctccagtggttcaagccacccaggctcttccattacaggtagtaactcctcactctctctctcactctcttcctacttctgttaacagaccctcagtggttgatagggctgaccatgaagttgtagaaccacagcttcaatcccaggtcatagagccaaacacagagtctcattctatctcaccctctcccccactgtctaaaatgttacccagaagattattaggaagtagtacaatgtcaaatatgagtgaaccctcagctctgcctcctcctaagaaaagaaaaacctattctgaggcatctgaaagctcatccttgtcctcccaacaggacatggactttgaaatggccaatgaacagttactagaggcattctctcaacaggatgcatctattgaaattcgccatcgggccatggcatcttgtactgagtcaagcacaattccattactcacaatggaaccatacacttccccagataatactcaggacacccagcgaggagtgcacgtagagtcggttacagtgcctgccatagttacggcagaagagcagtcacatgcttcagagggaaaatctgactctccgccatctttaatagagtcattttctcccctcccagatccaacaactctggctcccttatgggattctccactcgcagatttatctggagaaagtggagggcaactcggtcaatctatccctgaagcaattcagacatctattccaaaagatttgatagcattgactgaggatcgggactcgcgaattcccattgcaccaccactgacctctcttgaagaggctagggtgatttttaatgcaggtacacaagaacagcaattggaagactcctcacgagcaatcatattgagagaaacacatgcacgtgagatgagtgaaccaaatacgagtgaacttcaggtgagagcacacacagacactgatactctcaacctgttagctcagattgctgccctgaaagaagaacttgctaaaagtcaagctgaagctcaagcattcaaagcacaagtggttgaacggtcttcttcttccacctctgtcgacaatcagcttgcaatcataaggaatgacatctcagatttaaagactactgtaataccaaagctcaattctattcaggacactccaaatttatcagctgatgacatatccaacttctgctccctacatacaagaatgacttctcttgaagacctcgttgagatgaatcattcactggacaactcaagatttctaaagatagagacgggcatggaacatctaaatgaaggcatgaagcacttatattacatgatcaagaattctcattgccctaatgaagaacaaagagcttattttgaaggaccgtctggtggaggatcaggctctggaagtggtggaggtttcaaaggaaagtcagtagaggatccctcaactaagggggagaagaaagggagtagttccaaagggagagaaaaagatacttctgctggagataaaggaaaggcttatgatgcctactacagtggagaacaggatgacttcgatatttttgacattcccactgaaccagttcaggaagataaagatgggttatttgaagctgaagaagaaagtgattttgaagattgggaagaagaagatacagtggatcctaggtttgagaaagaatttcagaaagagcagtcagagatgcaaagaaaagaagctgaactcaagaaggtctcacagatcattgataggagaaaagacatacaaagaacagaaactcttcaaaagcaacgtcttcatgacattaaagctcaagaaaggagaagagatgtcagactgaagattggtggaaagtgggatgaagctaggagagtactcgatatgcctcagctatgcactaacaatgataggcagttcttacatcttcttgacaagctggaaatctcaaatcctaacaatgacatgtacatgaatgctatcaagactgaagtctcaaggatcacagctgcttttgatagatccctaaatgagatgagcatttttgtatattgtcagagtgaaggatcattcaaagtgtcacttcatctatttgagaatcgttcgttgtcagagatttgggttcttttaaacaaagtgaaaagaagctcagagttgaatgaagttcttcgggaaaggcttaaagagtttgccagcagggctagtcctcaagtggtcaacaatcctcatcaggtgagattctttaagtctgattgtcttcaaatctgtcagctagatgtacaatctcttaaagactactcagctaagcatctggtctggatggaacatcatttgagaactgctggatattcatccatgttgaagactcaagttgctgacttgattcaagcttattgtgagaagaatgttaaaaggtacaatcaactcaagaataagttgaagacagttggagttcaaccagtcagacctgcaagcttcacttcagaaaaggatcgtgtttttgacaaggaattgcttcaagatttagaagaaggtgaagtcagaagagaagacaactaaagtcaattagctcaaaactcaatgtaatatgattagagcgttatgaatcaagatagtctaatgtagttatatgttcaggctagaggaacatctatcttgtattcacttgtaaatttcatttggaatctggaaaatgttaaatataatccagaacttttctgctatttactttacattactgtttatatctttttcttatttgttagttgagttatcctctaggtatttgttgttattgtctaacaagcaaatagggggagattgaaaggcatatgtcatagcctactcgtttattcgagtatttaactcaactcaaataagaatgtaataagtaaatagtggatcaagcatcagagagatctcacaaagtaacatctgtcaaagaataaagaaacattattcatctgcagacttgaagattcactggaagaagttcaagaatttgatcatgcctcagtgatataaatcaagatcgtggatttaatcaagtgacagagatctcgtcaaggtatcatttattacaaggattcaatcagaacaacaaagtcaagacatgaagaaacgtcacgaaagttagtcactcatgaaccagacagtacatcgagtgtcagcattgaagtgatggaattgattcataagtctcagagactttcagaagattgtcagaagaagggatgctgctcagggatagtattaattctctattaattaattaagtcatataatctaattaagagaataaattatatctgcaaggattaatttattgattaattgaattaaattgattaattaatttagaattaatattaaggattttcagaatgttaattgattaaaatctgtgataattctaaaaaaagacaactgattgtactagtatgacaatcggtatgacaattgatagtcataccgaatgtcttgctaattcagttgattgtattgatagaattttcaattagattaaaatcaattatgtattcagaaaaacaatttcaattgtactactatgacaatcggtatgacaatcaatagtcataccgaaagtcttgctagttcattttaattgtcttcctagctctaatagattgtctcaccgaaagtccttcaagctcaaatagattgtcacaccagttcaacaacttcggctgtgattgtttaaaagaaagcagaagacaatatcaacatataactcagcaaaaacagagcagcacatacagaacaagaaaacacagcagaaaacaaaagaaaatatttcatcattcatctgcttattcaagatcaaatattctagtttgttaatgttaaatccaaaccactagaattacttatcttgttcttgtatatcaatctagcggattaaaatccctagaacttaatctcaaatcgcttttagcatttgatcttttaattacaaaaatagaaaaagttcatgtcgaatttattctaaatttgtaataattgatttgagattaatcccttgtaatcgataccgtagttgtaacacctttcaagtttaataaaagttttatttaacttgaattttgtttcacaattttattccgcattttattcgacgaaacggtattgtttgcattcaacccccccttctacaaacaaattgggacctaacataaATCCACTTCAAGTCGATAGCTTTATGTCCCTGTGGCAACTCCCTTAATTCCCAAGTCTTATTTTTTTAATAGCTTCGATTTCTGTTTTCATGGCTTGTCTCCATTCACGTTCCTTCACTGCTTCATTATAACATTTGGCTCATCAACTCCCATGAGTAGTAGTAAATCCTCATCAATTTTGACCACCTCAGTGTTGTTGTAGATGTCATTCAAAGACCTGTAGCGTACGTGGCGACTACTATTGTCAGTTGTATCTAATTTTGTGTTGGGTGATTTTGACGAGTAAGACGCATCACCTGCAAATCCCTCAAATAAATCTGTATTTGACTGACTTGGTATAACATGTTCACCATCATCTTCACTTGCTGGATTTTCTTCATGAGTGTTAAACACTGTGAACGTCTCCAACGGGGCTAATTCAGTTTGTTCCTCTGTTTCCCACAATCATGCCTTTTTCTCCTCAAAAGTGATGTCTCGACTAACATGAAGTTTACGAATCACTGGGTCGTACAATCGATGGGCCTTTGTGCCAGGTTCTTTGCCAAGATAGACTACACTTTTGTTGCGATCATCCAACTTCTTTGTATAAACACTGGGAATCTTCATGTGTGATGTGCAACTAAACACACGTATATGATCAATGTTAGGCTTTTCTCCAGTCCAGGCTTCATACAGTGTTTTTCCAGATAGAGCCCGAGTTGGCAATCTGTTGAGAATATACACCGAATGTCGCACAGCCTCCCCCACATTATTAATGGCATTCTCGTTTCTTTCAGAAAGCTCCTTGCCATGGAGACCACACTTCTGTTTCGTCGTTCCACAacaccattttattgtggagAATACGGAGCTGTAAATTGTCGTTGAATGCCTGTTTCCTAACACTAGGTTGAGAACTGTTTAGACATGAACTCGCCACCCCTGTCCGTCCTCAACATCTTTATCTTTTTTTCTGAACCTTTTTCAACCTGAGCTCGAAATTTTTTAAACTCGCAGAATGCTTCTTCTTTAGACTTCAACATATATACCCACATAACTTTCGAGTAGTCATCTACCAGCAAGAGGAAAAATCTATTTTCAGCCGATGTTACAGGTGTGATCGGTCCACACAGATCACCGTGTATGAGCTCAAGTGGTGGTCTTCTGGTTTGTTTGGACATAAGACATCATGTGCAAACCTCCTTAGGTTGAATAACTTTGGGCAGGCCATGTACCATCTCTTTTGTGAACATCATTGTTAGAGCTTGGAAGTTAACGTGCCCCAAGTGGGCATGCCACAGCCACGATGGATCATCTAGTTTAGACATCAAACATGAAGACTTACTGCACTTCAAAAGtactttatataatttatttactgaCCTTTTGACCTTCATAAGTAACTTCCCTTCTTTATCATGAACCCACAATAAATCTCCATTAAACACAGTTTTGTTACCCTCCTCTGACAATTGTCCAATACTAATAATGTTATTACACAGAGAAGGGATGTAATATACCTCTCGAAGTGTGCGTTCCTCACCATTCTTGCACTTGAACATTATCGAGCCCTTTCCTTCAATTTTCACCATTGACCCGTCACCAAATTTTACTTGTCCAGTGACTTGCTCATTTAATTCATTGAACTTCATTTTATCACCCGTCATGTGGTTGCTAGCACCGTTGTCCAAATACCACAAGTTTAATTCCACCTTTCGAATTTCTCCTTCTTGTTTTAGCTTTGGCACCACCCTCTCTTCGTTTAGTAACATGACCTTTTCTCCTTCTTTCCCACATTCTGTCAACAAAAGTGCAGGTTAATCATCGTCTTGAACCTGATTTAAATTTGCCTCCAAGTTTTGCCCTTGTTCTTTATCTCTCTTTGGCCTCTTACATTCTGCTGCAAACTGGCCATATGTCTGGCAATTAAAGCATCTGACTC from Apium graveolens cultivar Ventura chromosome 5, ASM990537v1, whole genome shotgun sequence includes the following:
- the LOC141659881 gene encoding uncharacterized protein LOC141659881; translation: MLLNEERVVPKLKQEGEIRKVELNLWYLDNGASNHMTGDKMKFNELNEQVTGQVKFGDGSMVKIEGKGSIMFKCKNGEERTLREVYYIPSLCNNIISIGQLSEEGNKTVFNGDLLWVHDKEGKLLMKVKSSVFSTIKWCCGTTKQKCGLHGKELSERNENAINNVGEAVRHSVYILNRLPTRALSGKTLYEAWTGEKPNIDHIRVFSCTSHMKIPSVYTKKLDDRNKSVVYLGKEPGTKAHRLYDPVIRKLHVSRDITFEEKKA